A single region of the Granulicella aggregans genome encodes:
- a CDS encoding transposase produces MRGNRIDDQEIGMLCLHLIKLSLVYINTLMIQQVLAEPSWSGRLNTDDQRGITPMIHSHINPYGSFRLDLNIRLPLDPPRFGRQSVGAQLLLGYDQLTG; encoded by the coding sequence GTGCGAGGAAACCGGATCGACGATCAGGAGATCGGGATGCTCTGTCTGCATCTGATTAAGCTGTCGCTCGTCTACATCAACACCCTCATGATCCAGCAGGTACTGGCCGAACCCTCCTGGAGCGGCCGCCTCAACACAGACGACCAGCGAGGCATCACTCCCATGATCCACAGTCACATCAATCCCTATGGCAGTTTCCGGCTCGACCTCAACATCCGCTTACCTCTCGACCCGCCGCGTTTCGGGCGGCAATCGGTCGGAGCCCAGCTCCTGCTCGGCTACGATCAACTGACCGGGTGA
- a CDS encoding VWA domain-containing protein produces MNYAVLFFSLSCVIVAGSLTLQAQDAPSPGAPPWASSATGQTDGDLSTPRLKVRADLVNVYLSVSDKSGYITNIQKGGCAIEEDKVPQKIKDFTFEDNLPLSIGLLLDTSSSQRHVMPFEREAARLFLNHLAMPKDETFLISFDSNVDLLADFSNEPAFIQQAIDHAAFKAGASPAGRSMTGNGAIGGALLYDALYLAAHDELQQAAGRRVLLVVTDGNDEGSQQDLKSAIAAAQKANTIVYVVLTTDKSSTDRRQAYRAMVEMDRLARSTGGRVIDVGTDQRKLDTAFTQIEHELRAQYLASYTSTNVRMNLPLRKLSVKCGEGEKVQVQKAYYVLTDESGDE; encoded by the coding sequence ATGAACTATGCGGTTCTGTTCTTTTCGCTTTCATGCGTGATCGTCGCGGGTTCCCTTACCTTGCAAGCACAGGATGCGCCTTCACCGGGCGCGCCTCCTTGGGCAAGTAGTGCCACTGGTCAGACGGACGGCGACCTATCGACGCCTCGATTGAAGGTAAGGGCTGATTTGGTCAATGTCTACTTGTCCGTAAGCGACAAGAGCGGATACATCACAAACATCCAGAAGGGCGGATGTGCGATCGAGGAAGATAAAGTCCCTCAGAAGATCAAGGACTTTACCTTTGAGGATAATCTTCCGCTGTCGATCGGGCTGCTCCTCGATACAAGCTCCAGCCAGAGACATGTGATGCCGTTTGAGCGGGAAGCCGCTAGACTCTTCCTAAACCACCTCGCAATGCCGAAAGACGAGACGTTTCTCATTTCCTTCGACTCGAACGTCGATCTGTTGGCGGATTTTTCGAATGAGCCTGCCTTTATCCAACAGGCAATCGACCACGCAGCGTTCAAAGCCGGTGCGAGCCCGGCAGGTAGGTCTATGACCGGTAATGGCGCTATTGGCGGAGCGCTGCTTTATGACGCGCTCTATCTTGCGGCCCACGACGAACTGCAGCAAGCAGCCGGCCGCAGGGTTCTCTTAGTTGTCACGGATGGTAATGATGAAGGCTCGCAGCAGGATCTGAAATCTGCGATTGCGGCGGCACAGAAAGCGAACACAATTGTCTACGTCGTTCTAACCACCGACAAATCGTCCACCGATAGGCGACAAGCCTACCGGGCTATGGTCGAGATGGATCGCCTGGCCCGCTCGACGGGTGGCCGCGTGATCGATGTTGGTACTGATCAAAGGAAGCTGGATACCGCTTTCACGCAAATCGAGCACGAGTTGCGGGCGCAGTATCTGGCGAGCTACACATCGACCAACGTCCGAATGAACCTCCCTTTGAGAAAGCTCAGTGTCAAGTGCGGAGAGGGAGAAAAAGTCCAAGTGCAGAAAGCGTATTACGTATTGACCGATGAGTCAGGAGACGAGTAA
- a CDS encoding winged helix-turn-helix domain-containing protein: MRVRIQEQTGLLLTILLERAGSVVTRQQLRDQMWPAGEHLGHDHAISNAVNQLRNILRDKPTKPVFIETIPKRGYRFLPEVTFLASEPVPEHSGLELTEETESLDRGLSESGLMLVPVSGELALAEPEAASIIASQQPIESAHDALRLKRPRIEPWGKWLAAAAIFVVVGASGFVFRRHSSKPQPLSIGIAPFQVSGSGADQLAESLRSALSGALSQSPSINVRGQHSLSDAGQDDSSVRRNAQLLHLDDLLFGNLTLAEGRCDLQLKLVRGSDAVHVASFHYSGTTDELASLRDRAQKDIAAALKRPLPEDRRSRPATNHKGYEDYLRARNYLTPWSDDSLPKAIQSFKAAIAGDPSDADAYSGMSSTYILAAEHGLAPREESYRTAQRYALKSTELNPLDAEGHEDLGYLAFVYEWNFGVAEKELREAVALEPNNAEHRDMLALLLCITNRSNEALHQIDIAQEDDPLWPSVYFTEMYVATSARQEERALQAANRLVRMKPDSALAHDQRAWVLWNTRHYEQAIEEWRLMASMEKDAPRLKLENAGLAAFHSGGMEAYARLHLKAIQSGTSWSHENDFLPAEWYMFSGDPDRAVAELAKLVDRHDFFALQLTTSPSWIPLYKNPRFLALVARVGLRLSQIQSPAR; the protein is encoded by the coding sequence ATGAGGGTCCGCATCCAGGAGCAGACGGGACTCTTGCTGACCATTTTGTTGGAGCGCGCTGGCTCCGTGGTGACGCGCCAGCAACTTCGCGATCAAATGTGGCCGGCCGGGGAGCACCTGGGCCACGATCATGCCATCAGCAACGCGGTCAATCAGTTGCGAAACATCCTTCGCGACAAGCCGACTAAGCCGGTGTTCATTGAGACTATCCCTAAGCGGGGCTACCGTTTTCTGCCCGAAGTCACTTTTCTGGCGTCGGAGCCAGTTCCCGAGCACTCAGGTCTGGAGCTCACTGAAGAGACGGAATCTCTCGATCGAGGTCTCTCCGAATCGGGGCTGATGCTAGTTCCGGTGTCCGGTGAACTGGCGCTCGCAGAACCAGAGGCTGCTTCAATCATCGCGTCTCAGCAACCTATCGAATCTGCTCACGACGCTCTCCGCCTGAAGCGACCGAGAATCGAGCCGTGGGGCAAGTGGCTGGCGGCTGCGGCTATTTTCGTCGTCGTCGGTGCAAGCGGTTTTGTGTTTCGCCGCCACAGTTCCAAGCCTCAGCCACTCTCGATCGGCATCGCTCCATTTCAAGTGTCGGGTTCCGGCGCGGATCAACTCGCCGAAAGCCTGCGAAGCGCGCTCTCGGGTGCACTGAGCCAATCTCCGTCCATCAATGTGCGTGGGCAGCACTCGCTGAGCGACGCCGGCCAGGACGATTCCAGCGTACGCCGCAATGCCCAACTGCTGCACCTTGACGATCTCTTATTCGGCAACCTCACCCTCGCCGAGGGCCGCTGCGACCTGCAACTGAAACTGGTGCGTGGAAGCGACGCCGTCCATGTAGCCTCGTTTCATTACAGCGGGACGACAGACGAACTGGCTTCCCTGCGCGACCGCGCCCAAAAGGACATCGCTGCGGCATTGAAACGACCGCTGCCCGAAGACCGGCGGTCGCGGCCTGCCACCAACCACAAGGGCTACGAAGACTACCTTCGAGCGCGCAACTATCTGACACCATGGTCCGACGACTCCCTTCCCAAGGCGATCCAGAGCTTCAAGGCAGCGATCGCCGGAGATCCAAGCGATGCCGATGCCTATTCCGGCATGTCCAGCACCTATATCCTTGCAGCAGAACATGGCCTGGCTCCTCGCGAAGAGAGTTATCGCACCGCACAAAGATATGCGCTCAAAAGCACCGAGCTGAATCCGCTGGACGCCGAAGGCCACGAAGACCTTGGCTATTTGGCTTTTGTTTACGAATGGAACTTCGGGGTTGCGGAAAAGGAGCTTCGGGAAGCCGTGGCGCTTGAGCCCAACAACGCCGAGCATCGCGATATGCTCGCGCTGCTCCTCTGCATCACTAATCGATCCAACGAGGCGCTCCATCAGATCGATATAGCTCAGGAGGATGACCCGCTCTGGCCGTCGGTCTATTTTACCGAGATGTACGTCGCCACCAGCGCGCGTCAGGAGGAACGAGCCCTCCAGGCTGCGAACCGTCTTGTCCGTATGAAGCCGGATTCGGCCTTGGCGCACGATCAACGGGCATGGGTCCTGTGGAACACGCGCCACTATGAACAGGCAATCGAGGAATGGCGACTGATGGCGTCCATGGAGAAAGACGCTCCGCGATTGAAATTAGAGAACGCCGGGCTGGCGGCGTTCCACAGTGGCGGGATGGAAGCGTATGCTCGGCTCCATTTGAAGGCAATCCAATCCGGCACCAGTTGGTCCCATGAGAACGATTTCCTGCCCGCGGAGTGGTACATGTTTTCCGGTGATCCAGATCGTGCGGTGGCCGAATTGGCGAAGCTCGTCGATCGGCATGATTTCTTCGCTCTACAACTCACCACATCCCCTTCGTGGATTCCCCTCTACAAGAATCCGCGCTTTCTAGCGCTGGTTGCTCGTGTGGGCCTGCGGCTGTCGCAGATCCAGAGCCCTGCTCGATAG
- a CDS encoding IS110 family RNA-guided transposase, whose translation MTAHVCGIDIGKTVFHLIGLSEQGQIVLKKRLNRKQLITLTVNMPACLIGMEACAGSHLLARVLRAQGHDVKLMPAEYVRPFVKSNKNDYVDAEAIAEAVQRPTMRFVPIKNEAQLDLQALHRVRDRWMGRRTAVINQIRGFLLEHGIAVSVGPAHLQRQIPSILEDAENILSPRMRSLVLELRGEWEKLEELIDEVTQELAGAAREDENSRRLLTVPGVGPLTATALTAAVGNGMAFRKGRDLAAWLGLVPRQHSTGGKSRLLGISKRGNPYLRRLFVHGARSVLARVKRSQHRFGGWLDRLEARSPRNVAIVALANKLARIAWAVLTSGQEYCATVGT comes from the coding sequence TTGACAGCACACGTTTGTGGCATCGATATCGGCAAGACGGTATTTCATCTGATCGGCCTGAGCGAGCAAGGCCAGATTGTCTTGAAGAAGCGTCTGAACCGGAAGCAGCTGATTACTCTGACCGTCAATATGCCAGCCTGTCTCATCGGCATGGAGGCGTGCGCCGGGTCCCACTTGCTGGCGCGTGTGCTCCGAGCGCAAGGTCACGATGTCAAGCTCATGCCAGCTGAGTATGTCCGACCTTTTGTTAAATCCAATAAGAACGACTACGTCGACGCGGAAGCCATTGCCGAGGCCGTGCAACGGCCCACGATGCGCTTTGTTCCGATCAAGAATGAAGCACAGCTCGATCTGCAAGCACTGCATCGCGTGCGAGACCGCTGGATGGGCAGGCGCACGGCGGTGATCAATCAAATTCGTGGTTTTCTGCTCGAGCACGGGATCGCTGTCAGCGTGGGCCCGGCACATCTGCAGCGACAGATACCTTCCATTCTCGAGGACGCTGAGAATATCCTATCCCCGCGCATGCGCTCGCTCGTGCTGGAGCTTCGGGGTGAATGGGAGAAGTTGGAAGAACTAATTGATGAGGTGACCCAGGAACTCGCCGGAGCGGCGAGGGAGGACGAGAATAGCCGGCGTCTGCTGACTGTGCCTGGCGTTGGGCCGCTCACGGCGACCGCGCTCACCGCGGCGGTTGGTAACGGCATGGCTTTTCGCAAAGGGCGTGATCTGGCCGCATGGCTAGGCCTGGTTCCACGGCAGCATTCCACAGGCGGCAAATCAAGGTTGCTGGGCATTAGCAAGCGCGGCAATCCTTATCTGCGAAGGCTCTTTGTGCATGGAGCTCGATCCGTGCTCGCACGGGTGAAACGAAGCCAGCATCGATTCGGAGGATGGCTGGATCGCCTGGAAGCCAGATCCCCGCGCAACGTGGCCATCGTGGCGTTAGCCAACAAGCTCGCGCGCATAGCGTGGGCAGTGCTGACTAGCGGCCAAGAGTATTGCGCGACGGTCGGCACGTAA